In Lotus japonicus ecotype B-129 chromosome 5, LjGifu_v1.2, one genomic interval encodes:
- the LOC130719085 gene encoding uncharacterized protein LOC130719085, which produces MVTRHNISCLALFEPRVSARHLPLIMKTVGFDDSFMVEAEGFSGGIWIMWSKQWGSVEILSSHRQLVHLRVTPRDGLPSFLASFVYGSPNSSICDLLWRELRIIAVQATGPWVVMGDFNSYLNASDKAAGGPLNSISMCRFRDCIDDCSLSELSFKGPPFTWEGRGVKERIDWALCNADWLTSFPEG; this is translated from the coding sequence ATGGTTACCAGGCATAACATTTCTTGTTTGGCTCTGTTTGAGCCTAGAGTTAGTGCTAGGCATCTTCCCTTGATCATGAAGACAGTGGGTTTTGATGATTCCTTTATGGTCGAAGCAGAGGGATTCTCAGGAGGCATTTGGATTATGTGGTCCAAGCAGTGGGGATCAGTGGAAATTCTCTCCTCTCACCGTCAGCTGGTTCACTTACGGGTCACACCTAGGGATGGCTTGCCTTCCTTTCTGGCTTCCTTTGTTTATGGAAGTCCAAATTCCTCAATCTGTGATCTGCTTTGGAGGGAGCTTCGCATTATTGCAGTTCAAGCAACAGGTCCCTGGGTAGTTATGGGGGATTTTAACTCCTATCTTAATGCGTCTGATAAGGCTGCAGGTGGTCCGCTTAATTCTATATCCATGTGTAGATTCAGAGATTGCATCGATGATTGTTCCCTCTCCGAGCTCAGCTTCAAAGGTCCCCCCTTTACCTGGGAGGGTAGAGGGGTTAAGGAACGAATTGATTGGGCACTTTGCAACGCTGATTGGCTCACTTCTTTCCCTGAAGGCTGA
- the LOC130721225 gene encoding putative serine/threonine-protein kinase codes for MISFLACFSASTTEQDYPEEESDGSFRVFTYNQLRSATANFSDKIGEGGFGSVYKGRLRDGAFVAVKVISVEVESMRGEREFVAELATMANIKHQNLAILRGCCVEGAHRYLVYEYMENKTLHHTFLGSEDRRMKFSWEARKNISIGVARGFVFLHEELRPHIVHRDIKADNILLDKNFTPRVSDFGLAKLLRDEASYISTRVAGTLGYLAPEYASSGKLTRKSDVYSFGVLLLQIVTGQAVVDAYQDDERFIVEKAWTAYEANNLFSVVDPVLDSSVPVEEAIKFLKVGLLCVQQNAKLRPRMSEVVEKLTVNVDMKDVSISKPGFVADLRNIRIKQEVAMNSLSPSGTSFASSIWSMASSLAR; via the exons ATGATTTCTTTTCTCGCTTGTTTCTCTGCATCAACCACCGAACAAG ATTATCCAGAGGAAGAGAGTGATGGAAGCTTTCGTGTGTTCACTTATAACCAATTGAGATCAGCCACTGCTAATTTCAGTGACAAGATTGGAGAAGGTGGTTTTGGCTCTGTCTACAAG GGAAGGCTTAGGGATGGAGCTTTTGTGGCGGTGAAAGTGATTTCAGTTGAGGTAGAATCCATGCGTGGAGAGAGGGAATTTGTGGCGGAATTGGCAACGATGGCGAATATCAAGCACCAAAACCTGGCCATTCTTAGAGGGTGTTGTGTGGAAGGAGCACACAGATATTTGGTCTATGAATACATGGAGAACAAAACCCTCCACCATACTTTCCTAG GTTCTGAGGATAGAAGAATGAAATTCAGCTGGGAAGCAAGGAAAAACATATCCATTGGTGTGGCTAGAGGCTTTGTCTTTCTCCATGAGGAGCTGAGGCCTCATATTGTGCACAGAGACATCAAAGCAGATAATATACTTCTTGATAAGAATTTCACACCAAGAGTTTCAGACTTTGGTCTGGCAAAATTGCTGAGAGATGAAGCATCTTACATCAGTACTAGAGTTGCAGGGACatt GGGTTATCTAGCTCCAGAGTATGCTAGTTCAGGAAAGTTGACAAGAAAATCAGATGTTTATAGCTTTGGGGTATTGCTTTTACAAATTGTCACTGGCCAAGCAGTTGTAGATGCCTATCAAGATGATGAACGTTTCATTGTAGAGAAG GCTTGGACAGCTTATGAAGCCAACAATCTATTTAGTGTGGTGGATCCAGTGCTTGATTCGAGCGTTCCCGTGGAAGAGGCCATAAAATTTCTCAAAGTTGGTTTGCTTTGTGTGCAGCAAAACGCCAAGCTTCGGCCGCGAATGTCAGAGGTTGTAGAGAAGCTGACAGTTAATGTTGATATGAAAGATGTTTCAATTTCAAAACCTGGGTTTGTTGCTGATCTCAGGAACATTAGAATCAAGCAAGAAGTAGCCATGAACTCATTAAGTCCTTCTGGAACATCCTTTGCAAGCTCCATTTGGAGTATGGCCAGTAGTCTTGCTCGTTAA